A region of Fimbriimonadaceae bacterium DNA encodes the following proteins:
- the soj gene encoding Sporulation initiation inhibitor protein Soj: MAFRVWKATGWWFTHNQAVPVWGIVNQKGGVGKTTTAVNLAAALSRRGQRVLLVDGDPQGNATTGLGAEKSKLRRTLLDVLFEIVDRPDDRDVVRSAILAMRPNLDLLPSTLDLAGAEAGLLNAVGKELLLRDAIAHVREDYDWILLDAPPSLGLLTINILVASDKLLVPMQCEFYAMEGVSQLVKTVELVKRRLNPSLEIGKVVLTMHDPRNRSNQEVAAELNGYFGARVSKVVIPRNVRLSEAPSYGEAAVEAFPGSKGALAYAGLTEEVLSECVAA, from the coding sequence ATGGCATTTCGGGTGTGGAAAGCGACGGGATGGTGGTTCACGCATAATCAAGCGGTGCCGGTTTGGGGGATCGTCAATCAAAAAGGAGGAGTCGGCAAGACAACGACCGCGGTCAATCTCGCTGCCGCCCTCTCGCGACGCGGACAGCGTGTTCTTCTGGTCGATGGGGACCCACAAGGTAACGCCACAACGGGTCTTGGAGCCGAGAAATCCAAACTCCGTCGCACCCTGCTCGATGTGCTTTTCGAAATCGTCGATCGACCAGACGACAGAGATGTTGTACGGTCGGCGATCCTTGCGATGCGACCCAACCTCGATTTGCTTCCGAGCACCCTTGATCTTGCCGGCGCCGAAGCTGGTTTGCTCAATGCGGTTGGAAAGGAGCTTCTGTTGCGCGATGCCATCGCGCACGTTCGCGAAGACTACGACTGGATTCTGCTCGATGCTCCGCCAAGCCTCGGCCTTTTGACCATCAACATCCTCGTCGCCAGCGACAAGCTACTCGTGCCCATGCAGTGTGAGTTCTATGCGATGGAGGGAGTCAGCCAACTCGTGAAAACCGTTGAGCTGGTGAAGCGCCGACTGAATCCGTCGCTCGAAATCGGCAAGGTTGTTCTCACGATGCATGATCCGCGAAATAGGTCAAACCAGGAGGTCGCCGCTGAACTGAACGGTTACTTTGGAGCGAGGGTATCCAAGGTGGTGATTCCGCGCAATGTTCGCTTGAGCGAGGCTCCAAGCTATGGAGAAGCGGCGGTGGAAGCCTTTCCAGGGTCAAAGGGCGCCCTGGCTTATGCCGGGCTGACAGAGGAGGTATTGAGCGAATGCGTCGCGGCTTAG
- the pafA gene encoding Alkaline phosphatase PafA, whose translation MIALIAAAALATQTAPARTPTATIGINPPRLVVVVSVDQFRGDFIRRFHPYFLPAKSGSKLGGFRFLMETGADFLTAMHNHVPTVTGVGHATLLTGSEPAYNGIIANDWYDRATGKDVYCTDDPEVETVGGESKPMSPKNLQVTTVGDELKMTTNGKSKVVGVALKDRASILMAGHAADTVIWFDNKTGNFVTSTWYAPNKKLPAWVQAFNAERRLDKLAGKAWEPLLANEAYSIARNSPGTKPAENGKPFSHAMPATVDEKLYSATWSSPWGNENTLAAAARAVEAEQLGQDEFPDVLVINLSSNDYIGHAYGPNSPEVMDITIQTDRMISDFLNLLQAKVPGGIDNVAFVVSGDHGVVPIAREAREVYKVPVLSGVGRAMMDAMNAALVAKYGPGKWILGDGGPNIYLDHELAAQKGIDVKDLISTAVVAARGVPGVFNAFTREQLLNNGVPDYPFKERITNGYHAKMGGDLFVLEAPGNYLGGPNGTGHNAIWDYDAHVPILFRARGIKPGRYLNRVYTNAIAPTISCLLGIEVPSGNVGVPLVDRLEK comes from the coding sequence ATGATCGCCTTGATTGCCGCCGCAGCACTCGCTACTCAAACTGCCCCCGCCCGGACTCCGACGGCAACGATCGGTATCAACCCTCCGCGGCTGGTCGTGGTTGTGTCCGTCGACCAATTTCGCGGCGATTTCATCCGCCGCTTCCACCCCTATTTCCTGCCCGCCAAATCGGGGTCAAAGCTTGGAGGATTTCGCTTCTTGATGGAAACCGGAGCCGACTTTCTCACCGCGATGCACAACCATGTTCCGACCGTCACGGGCGTCGGCCACGCGACCCTGCTTACCGGTAGCGAGCCGGCCTACAACGGCATCATCGCGAACGATTGGTACGACCGCGCCACCGGCAAGGATGTGTACTGCACCGACGACCCGGAGGTCGAGACGGTCGGCGGGGAGAGCAAGCCGATGAGTCCGAAGAACCTCCAGGTAACGACCGTCGGTGACGAGCTGAAAATGACTACGAACGGAAAGTCCAAGGTCGTAGGGGTCGCCCTAAAGGACCGCGCTTCCATTTTAATGGCCGGCCACGCTGCCGACACCGTGATCTGGTTCGACAACAAGACCGGTAACTTCGTGACCAGCACGTGGTATGCCCCGAACAAGAAGCTCCCCGCCTGGGTACAAGCCTTCAATGCCGAGCGGAGGCTCGACAAGCTGGCGGGTAAGGCCTGGGAACCCCTCCTTGCCAACGAAGCCTATTCCATCGCGCGCAACTCTCCCGGCACCAAGCCGGCGGAAAATGGCAAGCCGTTCTCCCACGCAATGCCCGCCACCGTCGACGAGAAGCTCTATAGCGCCACGTGGTCGAGTCCCTGGGGCAATGAGAACACCCTGGCCGCCGCCGCCAGGGCGGTCGAGGCCGAACAGCTCGGACAGGACGAGTTCCCCGACGTGCTTGTTATCAACCTATCCAGCAACGATTACATCGGCCACGCTTATGGACCGAACAGCCCCGAAGTCATGGACATTACGATCCAGACCGATCGCATGATCAGCGACTTCCTGAACCTGCTGCAAGCCAAAGTTCCTGGTGGTATCGACAATGTCGCGTTCGTCGTCTCCGGCGATCACGGCGTGGTGCCGATTGCTCGTGAAGCCCGGGAGGTATACAAGGTCCCCGTGCTTTCGGGAGTGGGAAGGGCGATGATGGACGCAATGAACGCCGCTCTCGTGGCGAAATATGGCCCGGGCAAGTGGATCCTAGGCGACGGTGGCCCGAACATCTACCTCGATCACGAACTGGCGGCCCAGAAGGGCATCGACGTCAAGGACCTGATCAGCACCGCGGTCGTGGCGGCCAGGGGCGTCCCAGGCGTCTTCAATGCCTTCACCCGCGAGCAGCTGCTGAATAACGGTGTCCCTGATTATCCGTTCAAGGAGCGGATCACCAACGGATACCACGCCAAGATGGGGGGCGACCTCTTCGTTCTGGAGGCGCCCGGCAACTATCTCGGCGGACCGAACGGCACCGGCCACAATGCGATCTGGGACTACGACGCCCATGTGCCGATCCTCTTCCGCGCACGCGGCATCAAGCCGGGCCGCTACCTGAACCGGGTCTATACCAACGCGATCGCTCCCACGATCAGCTGCCTGCTTGGCATCGAAGTGCCGTCTGGGAACGTCGGAGTGCCGTTGGTGGACAGGCTCGAGAAGTAG
- the paiB gene encoding Protease synthase and sporulation protein PAI 2: MPEFREQSLDAIRAFIRRHPFAMVVAAGKSGVVATHVPLLIDGEGDAFRFRGHVMRKTPYWEGFHTAGEVLVAFTGPDAPVRESWMERRPFGGTWNYMAVHARGTLRFLPEPELAEILRELKDSNEVDSAATFERLPPDYVPSLIRAIEGFEIAVTSIEAVFKLSQNRSRAEFDRTIDELRKQGGESGLVAEEMSARRSEYFPE, encoded by the coding sequence ATGCCCGAGTTTCGGGAGCAGAGCCTGGACGCGATTCGGGCATTCATCCGTCGGCATCCGTTCGCCATGGTCGTTGCGGCGGGGAAGTCCGGCGTCGTCGCAACGCACGTTCCCCTGCTCATCGATGGCGAGGGCGACGCCTTTCGCTTTCGCGGCCACGTGATGCGAAAGACGCCCTATTGGGAGGGTTTTCATACGGCCGGCGAGGTTTTGGTCGCCTTCACTGGGCCGGATGCGCCGGTGCGAGAAAGCTGGATGGAACGACGGCCGTTCGGGGGAACCTGGAACTATATGGCGGTGCACGCACGAGGTACGCTGCGGTTCTTACCGGAGCCGGAACTCGCGGAGATACTGCGTGAGCTCAAGGACTCGAACGAAGTGGACTCGGCGGCGACGTTCGAGCGGCTACCGCCGGATTACGTTCCGTCCCTGATTCGAGCAATCGAAGGGTTCGAGATCGCGGTTACGTCGATCGAAGCGGTTTTCAAACTTAGTCAGAACCGGAGCCGGGCGGAGTTTGACCGCACGATCGACGAACTCCGAAAGCAGGGCGGCGAAAGCGGCCTCGTTGCCGAAGAAATGTCCGCCCGACGGTCGGAGTATTTTCCCGAATAA
- the ubiE_1 gene encoding Ubiquinone/menaquinone biosynthesis C-methyltransferase UbiE has protein sequence MPSFAESYEQHLVGPLFEPWAELLLNELELGANESILDVACGTGIVARKAHARQAAPVVGTDVNPEMLEVAKAAAPNVEWRHGDAVALPLADGEQFDAVVCQQGLQFVGDKLAALKEMKRAMRVGGKLGIAIWRSDEEVPIFRKLREVAETTLGPIKDARHDFAGPNELQQLAEMAGMANWTHVVRTIECEFPSALPFLKLNTMALIGMSGKELNDQERAQLASQIEADSQPVIAEFSRGETLVFESRSNLFLASG, from the coding sequence ATGCCTTCGTTTGCAGAAAGTTACGAGCAACATCTGGTGGGTCCGTTGTTTGAGCCCTGGGCCGAGTTGTTGTTGAACGAGCTCGAGCTTGGCGCCAACGAATCCATTCTCGACGTGGCGTGTGGCACGGGAATCGTCGCGCGCAAAGCCCACGCCAGACAAGCCGCGCCGGTGGTAGGAACAGACGTCAATCCGGAGATGCTGGAGGTGGCCAAGGCCGCCGCACCGAATGTGGAATGGCGTCATGGCGATGCCGTCGCGCTGCCCTTGGCCGATGGCGAACAGTTTGACGCCGTCGTATGCCAGCAGGGGCTTCAGTTCGTTGGCGACAAGCTCGCCGCACTCAAGGAAATGAAACGCGCAATGCGCGTCGGCGGCAAGCTCGGCATCGCGATCTGGCGTTCGGACGAGGAAGTTCCCATCTTTCGGAAGCTGCGAGAAGTGGCAGAAACCACCCTCGGACCGATCAAGGATGCACGTCACGATTTCGCAGGACCGAACGAGCTCCAGCAGTTGGCAGAAATGGCTGGCATGGCAAACTGGACCCACGTCGTCCGGACCATCGAATGCGAGTTTCCATCTGCCCTACCCTTCCTTAAGCTGAACACGATGGCGCTGATCGGCATGAGCGGCAAAGAACTGAACGACCAGGAACGCGCGCAACTTGCGTCGCAGATCGAAGCAGACAGCCAACCCGTAATCGCAGAGTTCTCCCGCGGCGAGACATTGGTGTTCGAAAGCCGCTCTAATCTCTTCTTGGCATCGGGTTAG